Genomic window (Wenzhouxiangella marina):
CCCTGCACGCCATGCCCCTGTACGCGGAAGCCTTCGAAGACGCGGGCGCCCTGGGCAAGCTGGAGGGCTTTGCCAGCCATTTCGGCGCCGACTTCTACCGCCTGCCCCGCAACGGCGACACGATCACCCTGGAGCGGGCGGACGAAGCGATCCCCGATGAAGTCGACTTCGGCGGCCAGCCCGGCGTCCCGCTTCGTGCCGGCGGCAGGACGCGGTGGCGGGTGAAGTAGCGACGGGACCGTCAAGCGGGATCGAAAGCCGGGCGCGGTTGGCCGTAGGTCGGGCCCACGTGCCCGACGGTCCATGTTGAAGGCGTCTCCGACAATTTCGACAATCAACCTCGCCTTGCCGTGGCTCGGTGATGCCTGCGATATCCGTGAGTCGGGTTCCCTGCGATGACTGGGGCATTGCGCCGTCGGGTTGACGGAGATGTCTGGGGCATGGACCGTCGGCCACGTGGGGCCGACCTACGTTTGTGGCCTCGGTCAGGCATCGTATTGGCCGTAGGTCGGGCCCACGTGCCCGACGGACCATGTTGAAGAGGTCTCCGTCAATTCGACAATCAACATCGCATTGCTGTTGCTCGATGGTGCCCGGGATATTCGTGTGTCGGGTTCCCTGCGATGGCTGGGGCATTGCGCCGTCGGGTTGACGGAGATTGCTGGGGCATGGTCCGTCGGCCGCGTGGGGCCGACCTGCGCTGGCCCGACCTACCGGCGGCCCCGGGCTGTTGGAAACGTCTTGGACATGGACTGGCGGCGCTTGACAGCAATATCTGCAATCCACACGATGGCTAAAGTTGGCTATTTTTTTGGGGATAATTCCATGAATTCACTGAGCTCAGTTCTTGTGCTGGCATTGCTTGTGGTCGGAATTTCCACTGCAACCGCCGACAACGCCGATCGCCTGGACGTATTCGTAATTGACCTGGAGCTGGGCACCGATGAGGAGCATCGATCGCTCCGAATCATGATGCTTGAAAGCAGTTCCGCCGAAGTCACGTTGGCCTCGGCTGCAGAAACAGCGACCGATCTGGCAGGGTCCCTTACTCTCAAACCGTCTGCTTCAGGCACGGACCAGATCGAAATCGATTTTGAATGGGTGCCTTCGGGCAACAGAGAGGTCAAACGATTCAAGATGCTGGTTCTAGAAGGCGAAGCATCCAGCATCGCGACCATTGACTCGAACGGCGATTCGCTTCAGATCGGCGTGGTGGCAGAACGAGCTTCCGCTCTCGAACGAGAAGCCCTCTTTTCCGATCAGCTCGGTGAAGGAAATCAATCGAGATCGACCAACTGCGCATATCAATACTGCGGCGGATCCCCCTGGGCCTGTTGCGGTACCTGCGTGAGGTGCGATGTTGGCTGCGGCTGGTTCGGCCCCAGCTGCCAGGTTCCTTAGCTGGCACCGCCCGAGCATGCCTCGGTTAGGCGCCATCACGATGTTTCCGCTGCTGGTACTGGTCTCCGCTTTGGCTAGCAGCGGCCAGACTCCTGTGCCCGCTTCGGCATGTTGGGCCGTCACGGACGTGAGCGAGAAGACCAGGGTCCTGAGCTTGATTGACCCATGGAGCCAACTACACCAGCTGAGACGTCATACGATGCTGGACGGGGCGATCGGCTATGTCAGCGAGCCGATAGTGCGGATGGTGATTGTCCATCCATTTCCGGATCAGGACCTGATCAAGATCTCGGCTTACTCGAACGCGGACGCCGACCTGCCCGACTCATCCTTTACCGACCTGGAAGCGCGGCTCCAGCAAGCTGACGAGCTCGAGGGCAAGTTGGTCCGGTGTTCCGAAATCGGCGAAACGGACGGCATAGCCTACTTCTAGTGGGCCGCGCGGTAGATTGAGTAATACCCAGAGCCACTGGCTTCTGCTGAATTCACAAGCGGGCACGGGCTCGCTTCTTTCAACCAAGCAGCCGCAAAGCCCCCGCCAGCACGCTGACTTCGATCCGCACCGCGTCGCGCGCGAGAATCTCGCCATCGCCATGGACTCCCACGCCTGCCGGACAATCGACGCTGATCCGCTCGATGCGATCGGCATGGACGCCGGCGAAGCGGCCGTGCGTTCCGCGCAGGACGCTGGGGAGGATCCGAAGCAGACGATGGATGGGCAGGGCGTCGGCCCGGCAGAGGTCGAGCTTGCCATCGTCGATCTCGGCCTCCGGCGTCAACCGAAAGCCACCGCCGGCGCTCTGGCCATTGCCCACCGCGATCAGGAATTGCCGATCCTCGATGGCCTGGTCGTTCCAGCGCAGCTGCATCTCGGGTGCCCGGTAGGAAAACAGGTGCACCAGGGCCGCGACCAGATAGCGCGAGAAACCACGAAAGACCTTCGCCTGGCCCGCACTGGCGGCCACCTCGGCCTCGAAGCCGATGCCGAGGGAATTGACGAAATGCCCTTCGATCACCTGCCCCGCCACCGTCTGCAATCGCACCTGGCCGACGTCACAGGCCCGCGGCTTCGCCTCGGCGAACCAGGCCAGGGCCGCTTCGGGCTCGGTCGGGCTCAACAACATGCGGGCGAAATCGTTGCCGGAGCCGACCGGCAGCACGCCCATCAAGGCGCGCCCTCCGACCAGGCCACGGGCCACCTCGTGGACCGTGCCGTCGCCGCCCACCGCCACCACCAGGCGGTCGTCGTCCAGGGAGCGCTCCCGGGCCAGGCGCTCGGCATCGCCCGGGGCTGAGGTCAGGCAGATCTCCGCCTCCGGCATCAGGGCCCGAATCCGCTCGGCGAGGGGATGTTCCGTGCGACCGCGGTGCCCCCCGGCAACGGGATTGATCAGAAAACTGGTGGCTGGCACGCGGTGAAACCCCTTTGCTGCGGCGTGACGTGGTCGGCGGTCAGAGAGTATCCCCGCCTGGCGCAGCCACGACAAGCTGCTGCCAGCGGACCCCGTTGGCGTGAAGGCGATCGATCGGCGCTACACTCGGGCCCTCTACCACCATCATGCAGCCAGGAGACCGAATGAAGCACGCCATAGCAATCCTTGCCGGGCTGGGTCTGGGACTCATATTTCTGCCGAGCGCAGAAGCGGCCGGTGGGCGCTTGCTGGCCACCGGTGGTGTCAGCCAGTTCGAAGGCGCGGCCGGCGGCGGCTTGAGCCCCTGGGCCCTGATCACCGGCTACGGTACGGAGGACGAGATCGGCGGCGCGGCCCACTACACCTACCTGCACACGGATCGCTACGGACTGCAGTCGGCCGGCTTCAAGTTCGGCCTCTTCGACCGCTTCGAGTTCGGTTACACGCGCCAGCGCCTGAACGTGGATTCCTTCGTCATCCAGTCCACCGCCGGCGCCCTGATCGGCGGCCTGGAGCCCCTGCTCGGCCCCGCCGATCCGGGCGTGGCCAGCAATGCCCTGATCGACATGGACATCTACCACGCCAAGCTCCGCCTGTTCGGCGACGCAGTCTACGCGCAGGATTCCTGGCTGCCGCAGGTCTCGCTGGGCATCCAGCACAAGCGCAACCGCGACTTCGGTGGCGGTGTCGACCTGCCCTACCTGGGCGAGGTCGGGATTCCTGCCCTGCTCGGCGCCAGGGATTCGCACGGCACGGACGTCTACCTGTCCGCCAGCAAGGTGCTGCTGGGCGTGCCCTTCGGTCGCAATCTGCTGCTGAACGGCACGGTCCGTGCGACCCGCGCCAATGCCTTCGGCCTGCTGGGCTTCGGCCGGGAAGTCATCAACCCGCTGACCGGCGAGCGCCTGGACCTGAACGACGGCCATGAGCTGGAATTCGAGCTCTCGGCAGCCCTGTTCCTTACACCCACGGTGGTGCTGGGCGGAGAGTACCGGACCCAGAGCAACCGTCTCGCCGACCAGCCGGTGCTCGGCCTGCTCGGCGCACCGGATCTGGCCGAAGAAAACGACGCCTGGGATCTTTTCCTCGCCTGGTTCCCGAACAAGACCCTGGCCGTGACCGCGGCCTACGTCGATCTGGGCAACCTGCCCTTCCAGCCGGATTCGGAAGCGGCCTATCTGTCGCTCCAGGCCTCGTTCTGATCAGGAGATATCGCCAATGAACTACAGCAACAAGACCCTTGGCGTGGCCCTGGGCGCGCTGATCCTGAGCGCCTGCGGCGGCGTCCCGACCAATGACGCCGACGAGAGCTCCAGCCTGAAGAACTACGACCGGACCTTCTACGAGCAGCTCAGCGGCGAGGACCGTTCACTCTACGAGCGTCTGGGCGGCTACGAGGCCATCGATGCGATCGTCCGCGCCGGCCTGGCCGAGGTGCTGGCGGACGAGCGGATCAACTTCCTGTTCGAGGACACGGACCTCGACAACCTGCAGCTCCGTCTGACCGAACAGATCTGCGAGCTCGCTGGAGGCCCCTGTACCTATGAAGGCCTATCCATGGAAGAGGCGCACTTCGCGCTGGAGATCAACGACGCCGAGTTCAACGCCCTGGTCGAGGACTTCCAGATCGCCATGCGCGCCAATGACATCCCCTACGCGCTGGAGAATCAGCTGATCGCCCTGCTGGCGCCGATGAAACCGGCGGTGACCCACCAATAGGCGTCTGCCGATCAGTCGCGGAAGTTCTTGAACTGCAGGGGCAGGCCGAGTTCCTCGCCCTTGAGGAGCGCGATGGCCTCCTGCAGATCGTCGCGCTTCTTGCCGGTAATGCGGACCTGATCACCCTGGATCGCCGCCTGCACCTTGAGCTTGGAGCCCTTGACCAGCTTGACGATCTTCCGGGCCAGGTCGGTGTCGATGCCTTCGCGCACGGTCACCGGCCGGGTGGCGGTCTTGGCCATGATGACGGACTCACCGACCTCGACACAGTCCAGGTCGATGCCGCGTTTGGTCATCTTCGAGTAGAGGATGTCCAGCATCTGATCGAGCTGGAAGTCCGACTCGGTCTTCATGGTGATGAGCAGCTCCTTGAGCTCGTAACTCGAGTCCGTGCCCTTGAAGTCGAAGCGTGTAGTGACTTCGCGGTTGGCCTGGTCGACGGCGTTGGCGAGTTCGTGATGATCGACTTCGGAAACCACGTCGAAACTGGGCATGCGGCACCTCACGTGCGGTGAATTCGGAAACGGGAATTATGCCCCAGCAGCTCCGGCGGCATCGACGGCAGACCATGAGATAATCCCATCATGTTCTCCAAGCTGATCGCCGGCCTGCGAGTGCTCACCGCCGCCTCGCTGCTCAGTCTCAACACCCTGGTCCATGTGATCCCGCTGCTGCTGGTGTCCCTGGTCAAGATGGTGCTGCGCTTCGACGCCGTCCGGGGCGTCTGCGATCGCGTCCTGATGGCGATCGCCGCCAGCTGGATCGACGTCAACAGCTGGATGTTCGATCATCTGACCGACACGCGCATCGTCGTCGACGGCCTGCCCGAACCGCAGCTGGACGGGCATTTCCTGGTGTTGTGCAATCACCAGAGCTGGGTCGACATCCCGGTGCTGCAGAAGCTGTTCAACCGTCGCCTGCCCCTGCTGCGCTTCTTCCTGAAGAGCCAGCTGATCTGGGTGCCGGCCCTGGGTCTGGCCTGGTGGGCGCTGGATTTCCCCTTCATGAAGCGCTATACCCGCGCCCAGATCGAGCGTCGCCCCGAGCTGGCCGGCCGTGACATCGAGGCCACCCGTCGCGCCTGCGCCAAGTTCCAGCGAATCCCGGTCTCGGTGGTCAATTTCGTCGAGGGCACGCGCTTCACGGAGGCGAAGCACGACCGCCAGGACAGCCCCCTCGAGCATCTGCTCAAGCCACGCGCCGGCGGCACGGGCTTCGTGCTCGATGCGATGGGCGACTCCCTCGACACCCTGGTCGACGTGACCATCGTCTACCCCGAAGGCGCCGGGGAGCTCGGCGCCCTGTTTGCCAATCGCATCCCAGAAATCCGGGTCGATGTGCAGGTCACGCCCATCCCCGACGAGCTGCGCGGCGGCGACTACCAGAACGACCCCGAGCACCGTGAGCGCGTGCAGGCCTGGATCAACCAGCTCTGGGCGGACAAGGACGCGCGCATCGCACGGCTGCTATCCTCTTCGACCTGAACCCTCAGGAACCGATCCATGTCCATCGAAGACGCCATCCGGGCCCTGCCCAAGGTCGAGCTGCACCTGCACATCGAAGGCTCGCTGGAGCCCGAACTGATGTTCGCCCTGGCCGAACGCAACCAGGTCGAACTGCCCTTCGCCAGCGTCGAAGAAGTCCGCGCGGCCTACGACTTCAGCGACCTGCAGAGCTTCCTGGACATCTACTATGCCGGTGCTCAGGTGCTGCTCGAGGAGCAGGACTTCTACGACATGACCTGGGCCTACCTCGAGCGCTGTCGCGCCGACAAGGTCCGCCACACGGAAATCTTCTTCGACCCGCAGACCCACACGGATCGAGGCGTGCCCTTCGACACGGTCATCCGCGGCATCACCCGGGCCCTGGACGACGGCCGCGAGCAGCTGGGGATCAGCTCCGAGCTGATCCTGTGCTTCCTGCGCCACCTCTCCGCCGAAGCGGCCATGGCGACGCTCGAGCAGGCCCTGCCCTGGAAGGAACGGATCATCGGCGTCGGCCTGGATTCCTCGGAGAAAGGCCATCCGCCGGAGAAGTTCCAGGCCGTCTTCGACCGCGCCCGGGCCGAAGGCTTCCTGACCGTGGCGCACGCCGGCGAGGAAGGCCCGCCGGAGTACATCGAACAGGCCCTGGACCTGCTCAAGGTCAAGCGCATCGACCACGGTGTGCGCTGCCTGGAGGACCCGCTGCTGGTCCGCCGCCTGCAGAAGGAGCGCATGCCGCTGACCGTCTGCCCCCTGTCCAACGTCAAGCTCTGCGTCTTCGACACGCTCGAGGAGCACAACCTCAAGACCCTGCTCGACGCCAATCTCTGCGCCACCATCAATTCCGACGACCCGGCCTATTTCGGCGGCTACATCGGCCAGAATTTCCTCGAGACGGCCGAGGCCCTGAAGCTGGGCCTCGACGACATCGAGACCCTGGCCCGAAACGCCGTCGAAGCCAGCTTCCTCGACGACGATGGGAAGCAGGACCTGATGATCCAGATCGACGACTGGGCGGAGCGCTACGTGCACTGAGCCCGCGCGTGGCGGAGCTCAGAATCCGAAGACGCTGAAACCGCCGTCGACGCTGATGACCTGGCCGGTGACGTAGCCGGCCACGGGCAGGCAGAGGAAGGCGATGGTGCCGGCCACTTCCTCCGGCCGGCCGATGCGGCCCATGGGTGTACGCTCGAGCACCTGTGATCGGTAGTCGGGGTCATCGAGCACCTGCCTCGCCAGGGGCGTGTCGATGTACCAGGGCGAGACGGCGTTGACGCGAATCCCGTCGCCGGCCCATTCGACGGCCAGATTTCGCGTGAGCTGGTTCAGCGCCGCCTTGCTCATCGCGTAGGGTGCGCCGGTTCTGAGGTGCGTATGACCGGCCACGGAACTGATGTTGACCACGCTGGCCTGGCCTGCTTTCTTCAACAATGGATGCGCTGCACGGGTCAACTCGAAGGCGGCAATCAGATTGGTGTCGAGCAGCTGATCGAGCTCACCGGGCGCGTAGTCCAGCACCCGCTTGCGCCGGTTCGTGCCGACGTTGTTGATAAGCATGTCCAGGCGCTCCCCGACGGCCGCCAGCAGCACCGTTCGGTCCTCGGGCCGGGTGACATCGCCAGGCACGGCGTGCACTTTCAGGCCTTCGGCGCGGAGCGTCTCGGCGGCGGCCTCCAGATCGGCCGCCCCCCGGGCGCTCATCCACACTTCGGCGCCACGCTCGGCCAGCATGCGGGCGGCGGCCAGGCCGATGCCCCGACTGGCGCCGGTGACCAGGGCGCGGCGTCCGTCGAGTCGCCAGAGTGCGTCCGGGCCGCTCATGAATCGACCCCGTCGTGCAGGCGACGAACGCGCGCCTCCAGATCGGCCGCGCTGACGGCCTCGGGGGCCACGGGCTCACCGACGATCAGGTCGATGCGACGGTAGAAGCCGCGCGGCAGCTTGAAGAAGGCACGGCCACCGGAGCGGCTGAAGAAGCTGCGCCAGAGCCCACGCAGGGCCATCGGGTAGACCGGCACGGGGCTGCGCTCGATGATGCGCTCGATACCGGGCTTGAAGGGCTGGAGCTCGCCGTCGGGCGTCAGTCCACCCTCGGGAAAG
Coding sequences:
- a CDS encoding diacylglycerol/lipid kinase family protein — protein: MPATSFLINPVAGGHRGRTEHPLAERIRALMPEAEICLTSAPGDAERLARERSLDDDRLVVAVGGDGTVHEVARGLVGGRALMGVLPVGSGNDFARMLLSPTEPEAALAWFAEAKPRACDVGQVRLQTVAGQVIEGHFVNSLGIGFEAEVAASAGQAKVFRGFSRYLVAALVHLFSYRAPEMQLRWNDQAIEDRQFLIAVGNGQSAGGGFRLTPEAEIDDGKLDLCRADALPIHRLLRILPSVLRGTHGRFAGVHADRIERISVDCPAGVGVHGDGEILARDAVRIEVSVLAGALRLLG
- a CDS encoding DUF3034 family protein; this encodes MKHAIAILAGLGLGLIFLPSAEAAGGRLLATGGVSQFEGAAGGGLSPWALITGYGTEDEIGGAAHYTYLHTDRYGLQSAGFKFGLFDRFEFGYTRQRLNVDSFVIQSTAGALIGGLEPLLGPADPGVASNALIDMDIYHAKLRLFGDAVYAQDSWLPQVSLGIQHKRNRDFGGGVDLPYLGEVGIPALLGARDSHGTDVYLSASKVLLGVPFGRNLLLNGTVRATRANAFGLLGFGREVINPLTGERLDLNDGHELEFELSAALFLTPTVVLGGEYRTQSNRLADQPVLGLLGAPDLAEENDAWDLFLAWFPNKTLAVTAAYVDLGNLPFQPDSEAAYLSLQASF
- a CDS encoding group I truncated hemoglobin encodes the protein MNYSNKTLGVALGALILSACGGVPTNDADESSSLKNYDRTFYEQLSGEDRSLYERLGGYEAIDAIVRAGLAEVLADERINFLFEDTDLDNLQLRLTEQICELAGGPCTYEGLSMEEAHFALEINDAEFNALVEDFQIAMRANDIPYALENQLIALLAPMKPAVTHQ
- a CDS encoding YajQ family cyclic di-GMP-binding protein, producing the protein MPSFDVVSEVDHHELANAVDQANREVTTRFDFKGTDSSYELKELLITMKTESDFQLDQMLDILYSKMTKRGIDLDCVEVGESVIMAKTATRPVTVREGIDTDLARKIVKLVKGSKLKVQAAIQGDQVRITGKKRDDLQEAIALLKGEELGLPLQFKNFRD
- a CDS encoding acyltransferase is translated as MFSKLIAGLRVLTAASLLSLNTLVHVIPLLLVSLVKMVLRFDAVRGVCDRVLMAIAASWIDVNSWMFDHLTDTRIVVDGLPEPQLDGHFLVLCNHQSWVDIPVLQKLFNRRLPLLRFFLKSQLIWVPALGLAWWALDFPFMKRYTRAQIERRPELAGRDIEATRRACAKFQRIPVSVVNFVEGTRFTEAKHDRQDSPLEHLLKPRAGGTGFVLDAMGDSLDTLVDVTIVYPEGAGELGALFANRIPEIRVDVQVTPIPDELRGGDYQNDPEHRERVQAWINQLWADKDARIARLLSSST
- a CDS encoding adenosine deaminase, with the protein product MEDAIRALPKVELHLHIEGSLEPELMFALAERNQVELPFASVEEVRAAYDFSDLQSFLDIYYAGAQVLLEEQDFYDMTWAYLERCRADKVRHTEIFFDPQTHTDRGVPFDTVIRGITRALDDGREQLGISSELILCFLRHLSAEAAMATLEQALPWKERIIGVGLDSSEKGHPPEKFQAVFDRARAEGFLTVAHAGEEGPPEYIEQALDLLKVKRIDHGVRCLEDPLLVRRLQKERMPLTVCPLSNVKLCVFDTLEEHNLKTLLDANLCATINSDDPAYFGGYIGQNFLETAEALKLGLDDIETLARNAVEASFLDDDGKQDLMIQIDDWAERYVH
- a CDS encoding SDR family oxidoreductase, encoding MSGPDALWRLDGRRALVTGASRGIGLAAARMLAERGAEVWMSARGAADLEAAAETLRAEGLKVHAVPGDVTRPEDRTVLLAAVGERLDMLINNVGTNRRKRVLDYAPGELDQLLDTNLIAAFELTRAAHPLLKKAGQASVVNISSVAGHTHLRTGAPYAMSKAALNQLTRNLAVEWAGDGIRVNAVSPWYIDTPLARQVLDDPDYRSQVLERTPMGRIGRPEEVAGTIAFLCLPVAGYVTGQVISVDGGFSVFGF